The Toxoplasma gondii ME49 chromosome XI, whole genome shotgun sequence region GCTTCTCGTTTTACAATCTCCCCGACGCAGATGGGGAGAACAACGGGCGTGAGAGTGCGGCGTCGGACGTCTCGATCTTTCTGGGTGTGCAGGTGCAAGGTGGCCTCATGCATCCCGTTCTGTGGAGTTCTTGGAAACGAGGAAATGCTTCTAGGACTCCTTAACTTTCCCTGAGGAGTCACGCAGGTACAAACCGTACAGGATTGGTGATGTCCGTCTGTGCAGAGACTTTGATACTTGGCTATGAGTGTTGGAGGCTACCTTCTCGGCTAAATGTTGGCTTCTGTTCCACGGGTTGGTTTTTCAGCCTCATGCGCGCATCTCATCTGCAGCATCTGCAAGTTTGTGGTGAAAAAGGAGAACTCGGAAAGAGTTCCACGTCGCCTCGCGAGGTGCCGGCATTGAATCAGTGTGTGGCCTGCCAAAGGTGCGTCTTCAACTCCTGGTGTCCGCCAAACCGACAGAGGCCTAGGTCGCTCTGAAAGTGAGTCTGTCCGGTTCCggttttccttgtcttcttcgctcctcaCAGCCAGAGCCGcagtcgagaaaaaacgtctTGACGGATGGAATCCATCGCATACGCCCACACGAAATCTGAGTGCTTACGCGTCCTCACATGTACATACGCCGCGAAGGAGGTGCCTAGACGTCTTTCGGatgtttgcatgcaagcaaCGCACCAACCGATTCGCCAGTGTACCCGCACAAGTGCCAGGTGCCCCCCGGGACCCATTTGAGAAACAAGGACGACAGACAGTGTTTgccagaagcgaaaaaaaaacgcactCGAGGAGAGTTTCCACTTAGATACACACTTTCCACGCACCCCTCGTTCCCTGCCTCCGGAGGAACTGGTACTCGCAACTCTttcagtctcctctccccacAAGTGTCTCTTCACTGCCCTGTCGCTTTTTAGCTCACTTCTGACTGCCATTCTTTTCAATCCCACACTttagacacacacacatatatgcgcAGAAACATAAATCTGTGTATGTAGACGTTTGAGTGGCGCAGATGTATCATTGTAGCCACTGCTGTCTCACAGATcgagtttcctctcgtctgtgcacccgtctctctttgtctccgtcaAGCCGGACAAATCGCAGTCTCTCCACCCACGATCTCATGCACGTTTTGAAGAACTTGCATCTTTTCTCCCAAGCCGCACACGAGAAAGGTTCTTCCTGCCTCGCTCGCAAAGTGGCGACTCGCTCTCTGTTGCAGTGGGCGTATACAGgtctttccttgtctttctccagaATTTCGCACTCCCGCATTCGTCCTCCGCTTTTCtactttcttctccgcccactctcttttctccccatCCTCTCCCAGAAGCACGCAtttccactctctctctctctgtttgatCCCAGTGCGCGAGTTTCTGACTGTCGTGTCTTCAGCTCTCCTCTGCGGCCGCACCTCCCCTCGCATTCCTTCTCCGTcacgttttcttttctcaggcttcttctgctcacGTTTGCAGACGCCCTCccatgtcttcttcgcctgtaTCGGCGGCAGAAGAGAGCTCTGATCAAAGGATTTGCGACCCTCTGAAGCCTCCCTTCGAAGCCTTTGCTGTTCTTTCTGCGGCAGTCCGCGAGGCGGCCGAAGGCGAGGAGTGTCGGAAAGCGAGTTCCGTCTTTGCGctgcatatgtgtgtggTTTACAAAACTCCGCAGATGACAGCCGTCTCCCCGCCGGTCAAGCGGATGCGCGGTGACTGCCGAAAGGCTGAAGCGCGAGCCAGATGTAGGGATAGaagtcttcgtcgtcgcttcCAGGGTCGTCTTTGCCTGAGAAGTAGCTGTTCCCGAAGCCTCCTTTGGGCGAGAACAGTTTGTCCAGTTCGTGTCGaagtttcttttccttcgcttcgctCACAGGACGGAGGACGAAGGCGGCGTACTCGGGAGGGACTCCGAATCTGAGCACCGCTTCGCAGAAGGTCCGCATGACTTTGAGGTGCATCCAGGCGACGAAGATGTCTGAGAAGGCCGCGAAGCAGACACGACTGAGGAAGGTTtcttgcttcgtcttctccgcctcgacGCGTGACCGCGCGAGCACCGTCTCCTTGTACGCCTGCGGGCTGTAGTGGAAGTCCCGGACGACGAatttcttcgcctgcgccgCCTGTCGGAACGCCTGGAGGTGAGAGGTGAAGAGAATCACTCTCCAGAGCGCGTTtccgtctgcgtcctccGCGACGTTGAACTTTCGCGAGCTACGCGGTACGACGAACGCGTCCAGACTCTCGTAGCTCTGTTCCCACTCTCGCTCCTGACCCCTGGGGACGACGACCACCGCCGTTGTCAAGTGTTCTGTCACCAAGAAGTCGTCGTCGCGGACCGTGTCTGGAGACAAGACGTCGATCAAGTCTCGCTGGAAGTAAGTCGCAGGACCTGTCTTCTTGCCCGATGCCGAGTTCGCCATCTGCTGCCTCACCTCCTGCCAGACTGCTACTTTCGCTCGCACTTCGTCGTCGGTCTTGGTCACGGACTGCACGAGCGCGTCGAGGTTTTCTGGGATGGCGCGGAGCCGCGGAAACTTGGCGTCATCCCACTGAAAACGCCGAATGTACTGGTCGACCGTGAGCGAGTGCCGCTGCCAAACGACTTTCAACTCGCAGTCGGGGTCGATCTCCACGGCCTGGCGCTCGATGCGCCGAATCACACTCTCCACGTAGGCGtcctgcttctgcagaaTGTCGACGGAGCGAATCAAGTCGTCAAAAGTCCCGAACTTCAAATGAGGAATGTCCAACAGACAGGCCTCGTCGCACAGCGCGTTGCGAGAGCCCAAGACCGCGTGCTTCAGGGAACTGAAAATCTGCTCGGCGCTGTGCGTCTCGTCCGTATTGCATGCAACGATCCAGTACGGACACCCGCGCGCGCCGCCCTCCGACGACCCCAACATCCTGGCGAAGACGAGCAAGAAACTCGCGGAGAAGGCACAGACTCGCGAGTCGAGAGCCTGTGGAGAACGCAGCAAGCAACAGCGAGCGCGGAGACTCGCGACCAGACGACCAACAAGtgcagacggaggagaggaaccGGTGGGGAGGAAACCGTTCTCCTCGGAAAGGTCGACAGAGGAGTTGTGAgtggaaagaggagaggtgAAGACGCGACAGAGTTCCTTTGGACGGGCggcgaaaaaacgcgaggaaACCGCGGAAGAGCAAgtggcggagaagaagggagagacgaaaaacacgAGAGACAGTCTGCGggcaagaggagagagacatcaGAGACGAGCTGCGAAACTCGTGAGAACGAAAAAGTCGCGGGGGGGGGAGCGAGGGTAAggcaagagcgagaacgcagaaaacgatTCAGAGGGCCGCGACCAACGCCCGCGAGACAAAGGCAGACCGCCAGATGAAGACAAAGTGAGcgtcgagagaggcgcagaaaaacgggaagctggcgagacagcagaagcaaagacgacggaggaacgacgaagacggcCGCAAGCACAGCACTGCGGGTGTGACAACAGCTTTGGCTTGCCGCACAAACATAAAGAGCAGTGCAGCAGTCCGGACGCCTGAGTTTTTAGAGTCCTTCAGAATTAGACGAAGAGCTGGAacggaaacaaaggagacaaatccacggggaagaaagaacaagCGAAGAAGCTTCCACGCGCGCGCGCCAGGCTGCGGCGACAACGAACAGAGTGTCAGAgtcagaaggaagagattCTCGAGTCTGCAGACGTAGCAGTGATCAGCAAGAGTTACggaacgagaggaaacagaagcaggGAGGTCTTTGAAAATGACAGCAGATGAGAGATCCTCAGAACGGACATGAACAATGCGACGACGTGAGGACAGCCGTCCACAACAGACGGAAAAAATCACCAAGGAACCGACGAAACGTCCTCGGCTTGCACAACCTGATCAAAGGGGGAaggggggagagaagacagaaggcagaagccgAGCCCTTTGATTTTTTCGGCGACAAGGAGGACGTTCTGGTAAACAAATCATCAAAAGACGGCAGCTCTCCGCAGCCAGATGCCCAGCGAAAAACGCTCGCGACAAAGAGAACGATGGTACACACAGGGGAAAACGCTGTCGGGTGTCGACCGGGAAGGCGGACACCGATGAGAGCTCTCCGACACAACGAGTGGACAGACTTTCCAAAGTCTGTCCGCAGAGAAGTCCGAGGCGGCACCGACGCCTTCGGCCAGGattcctccctttctccacaCCCTGTTGAGCCGCGTTTGTGTCGCAGAGCGTCGCTTTTTTCGATCGACTGCAGGATGATAACCCGTTCTCTCTGGGTCGGGCGCAGTTTTCGTCGCGAATTTGCCACGAGTTTCGACGCTCGGAAATGTTACAACGGATCGTGCAACTGCGCGCCGCGAAAGACTTTcgggaaggcgaaagaagcgcTGTTCGCGAAGAAATCGACGTACGCGTGTTGCAGATGTGCGAttcgaaagaagagagctcAGTGAATCGCAACGAaaagcgtttctctcgcggcGGGGAAGATTCACTCGCgttggaaaaagagaagcgacggtTCCTGCCGTCGGTCAGTGGAAAAGAAGCGTGAAACGGAAAAGACGTGAAACTTCTCGAGTGCTTTCACGCGTTCTCAAGCTTCCTCccaagcgcgagagaggtAGCTACAAAAAAACCTCGAACTCGCCGCTCCACCCACCACGTTTTGTTTCAGAGCCAGGGGCTGGTTTGCGTGCGCGTTCTCTCGGGCTGTCTCGAAGTGCCGGTTTTTTCTCGGCAAACTGCGCGTTCCTTGCGCAAACAACTCGCAGCGATTCACAACTTCTCTCGCACAAAGCGTGCAACCACTGGCTAGAACAAA contains the following coding sequences:
- a CDS encoding vacuolar ATP synthase subunit C, putative (encoded by transcript TGME49_315620) — protein: MLGSSEGGARGCPYWIVACNTDETHSAEQIFSSLKHAVLGSRNALCDEACLLDIPHLKFGTFDDLIRSVDILQKQDAYVESVIRRIERQAVEIDPDCELKVVWQRHSLTVDQYIRRFQWDDAKFPRLRAIPENLDALVQSVTKTDDEVRAKVAVWQEVRQQMANSASGKKTGPATYFQRDLIDVLSPDTVRDDDFLVTEHLTTAVVVVPRGQEREWEQSYESLDAFVVPRSSRKFNVAEDADGNALWRVILFTSHLQAFRQAAQAKKFVVRDFHYSPQAYKETVLARSRVEAEKTKQETFLSRVCFAAFSDIFVAWMHLKVMRTFCEAVLRFGVPPEYAAFVLRPVSEAKEKKLRHELDKLFSPKGGFGNSYFSGKDDPGSDDEDFYPYIWLALQPFGSHRASA